GGTAACTTTAAGGAACAAGTAACCGTACCCGCTAAAGGAAAATTAGCACAACTCAAAGATTCGGTAAATAATTCCGTACGTAGCCTTAGCAGCGCGATTGACGGTATCAGCACGATTATGTCTGCACTGCGTCAAGGCAACTTCTCTGCGCAACTTGATGCTCCACTCGCAGGCCAATTAGAGACGTTAAAACAAGATATCAACTCCAGCATGGCAAACCTAGACGGAGTGATGAAAGAGATCGGCGCTGTAATGGCCGGTGTCAGCAATGGCGACTTTAAACAACAGGTAGATGTAGTAGCAACAGGCCAACTAGCTCAACTTAAAGATGATATCAATGCTTCCGTCACCGCCGTTGATGTTGCTATCTCAGAAATCTCAACAGTGATGATGGCAATTAGTCATGGTCGATTTGATCGCACCATTCAATCTGCGATGTCTGGCCAGCTTGACAATCTTAAAGGTGATATCAACCGTTCAGTCGAGAACCTAAATCAAGTTATTGAAGAACTCGGCAGTGTAATGGGTGCAATGTCCGAAGGTAACTTTAGCCAAAAAATAGAGTTACAACTACAAGGTCAATTACAGCAACTAAAAGAAGACGTAAACGGCTCGACCTCACAAGTTTCAGATGCTATCTCAGAAGTCAGTAGTGTGTTGGCGAATGTTGCTAAGGGCGATTTAAGTAATAAAGTGGATGGTAAATATTTTGGCGTGTTTAAATCTCTTCAAGAGGACACCAATACCACAATTCAAAAGCTCACCAGTGTCATTGAAGGGATCCAAGCCGCAGCAAACTATGTTGCCCAAAGTGCTGGAGAAATAGCGGCGAGTAACACCGAAATCAGCCAACGCACAGAAGAGCAAGCAGCAAACTTAGAAGAAGCTAGTGCCAGCACTGGCAATATGCTAGATGAGCTTACTAAGGTTTCAAACCAATCAGGTGATGCCGTAGGACTGGCAACAAACGCAGAAAACATAGCCAAAGAAGGGGGCAATTTATCTGCCCAAACCGTAGCCGCTATCATTGAGGTGAACAAAGCCAGTAAAGACATTAATGAAATTGTATCCGTGATTGATGGGCTTGCGTTTCAAACCAACCTACTGGCACTTAATGCCGCCGTCGAAGCGGCACGAGCGGGAGAAAATGGCCGCGGCTTTGCCGTCGTTGCAAATGAGGTGCGGGAACTAGCAGGGCGCAGCGCCGCCTCTGCAAAGCAAATTAAAGAAATTATATCTAACAGTAATCAGAAGGTAGAGCAAGGTACTGAGCTTGCGAATAGTTCTGGTGAAAAGCTGCAACAAATCGTTGGTGCAGTGAGTGATGTAAATAACAACATCATTAAAATCAATGAATCGACCTCAATGCAGCAGCAAGCCATCAAAGAAGTGGATTTGGTGGTGCAACGACTGACGGATCTTATTCAAGAAAACTCTGCAATTACCGAAGAAACAATGGCAGCGGCAAGACAAATGGCCGAGCAAGCCCACGAAATGCGCACCCAGTTGAGCTATTTCCGTTTATCAAAAAATGATTACAGCGCCACTGGCAGAGAAGGTGAATTGCTTGTGCATCAATATAATGCATCTTAGAACCTGTTGAGTTTCGAGTTAGAGCATGCCCAACTAAGCCTTTTAGTTGGGCATGTTATGCATGTACCAATGTGTATTATGCCAGCGTAAATTTATCCGCATCGAGATGGGCTGGAAATTTAGCTTTATACTGCTGCAAGTCGCTCAGTTTTAGCTTTACGGTAATAACTTCTGCTTGGTCATCTGCTGCCGAAACAAGACTATTACCATTGAAGTCAATCGCTTTTGTACCACCATTATGCGCGGTGCCATACCCATCTTCACCTACGCGATTTACCGCAAGCACAAAGCACTGATTCTCGATTGCACGAGCAGCCAGTAGAGTATCCCAATGATTTCGGCGTGCCGCTGGCCAGTTTGCAATATTAATCATAACCTCATAATCATTCTGATTACGCTGAAATACAGGGAAACGTAAGTCATAGCAGATCTGCGGTAAGAATTTTATGCCTTTTAATTCGAACACTTCACGGTGCTCACCAGCAACCACAAAATCCCCCTCATTACCTAAACAGAATAAGTGTCTTTTGTCATAATGAAGTATCTCTCCATCCGGTTGGCACCACACCATACGGTTGGCCTTTTTATCTCCTTGCGGAACCAATATGCTGCCCGCAACAACAGCTTCAAAGCGCTGAGCACATTGCTGTAAAAACTCGATGGCTGCATCAGCATAACGCTCAACACCCAGCTCTTTTACGGCGAAGCCGGTAGCAAATGTCTCTGGTAGCAAAATTAAATCGCTTGGCTCAACATTTTCTAGCAAACGTTCAATATGGGTAAAGTTGGCCTCAGGTGAAAGCCATTGGATATCTGTTTGAACAAGAGTAACGGTTAAAGTTGACATAAGCGTTTTGCAGCCTCTTCTAATGTCTTATTTTCCTTAGCAAAGCATAATCGAATGACCTTGTCTTCAGATGCTTGTTGGTAAAAAACACTGAGTGGCACTGCCGCCACCCCAACCTCTTCCACCAGATAGCGACAAAAGGCAACATCATCAAGATCAGAAATTTCACTGTAATCCAAAAGCAAAAAATAAGTCCCTTCACTTGGCAACAAAGTAAATCGGCTTGACGCTAACGCCTTAACCAGAACATCGCGTTTTTGTTGATAAAATCCACTCAGCTCATCAACGTGCTCAGGATGTTCAGCAAGCATATCTGCCAATGCAAGTTGTGCCGGAGTGAAGCTTGAGAATGTTACATACTGATGGATCTTTCTAAACTCAACAGTCATTTGCTTTGGCGCCACACAGTAGCCCATTTTCCAGCCTGTACTATGAAAAGTTTTACCAAAGCTTGAGATCACAAACGCACGCTCAAACAATACAGGATCAGTTAATGCGCTCAAATGGGGCAAACCATCAAAGGTAATATGCTCGTATACTTCATCACTGATCAATAACAAGTCATGCTGATTTAGCAACTGTTTCAGCTGCGCTATATCTGACGGCTTCAGCGTTTTAGCCGTCGGATTATGCGGTGTATTGATGATAATAGCACGGGTATTTGGGTTGATACTCGCTGCGACTTGCTGCCAATCAATTTGGTAATGCGGTGCAGTCAACGCGATGTGCACGGCTTTCCCCCCAGCCAGTTCAATTGCTGGCTCATAAGAGTCGTAAGCTGGATCAAATACAATAACTTCGTCCCCTTCAGATACTATCGCCTGAATTGCCACGAAGAGTGCTTCCGTTGCGCCCGAGGTCACCGTGATCTGTTCTTGTCCTGAAACATTCACCTGATAACGACGTTCAATTAATGCCGCAACTTGTGCTTGCAAGCTCGGTACGCCAGCAGAAGGCGAATACTGGTTTTGACCTTCGCCAACATAGTGGCTCAGTTGTGATTTGAGGTAATCAGGCGCATCAAACTCCGGAAAGCCTTGCGATAGGTTGATCGCACCATGCTCATTCGCTAATGCCGTCATTTGGCTAAATATGCTAATTCCAACCTGAGGTAATTTACTTTTCACTGCAACACTCTCTTTCTTATGGTGCTAATCGTGAGTGGATGCTATCATTGCTTAAAATAGATGTATAGCCGTCCAAACGCATTTGATATATAGGTGTTAACTATGCACACACAAGCCGCAAAACTCGCGCTTATCGAAGCAGGAGCTTGGGTTGCTCAGCAAGGCTGGGTTCCCGCGACTGGTGGTAATTTCTCTATCAAAACAGACTCTGGCTTTGTTGTCACGGCCAGCGGCTTTGATAAAGGTAAATTAACACCAGAACAATTTCTGGAATTAGACACCACAGGCACCATCATTGCTGGTGGTGGCAAGCCTTCAGCCGAAACCGCATTACACCTAAAATTATATGAATTATGCGCGGGTGCACAGTGCATATTACACACTCATTCCGTTGCTGCGACGGTGTTATCGCGATTTATTCAAGGCGAGCAATTTCAGATCTGTGGTTATGAAATGCAAAAGTCACTGTCTGGCATTCAATCGCATGAAGAAACCTTATCCATTGCTATTTTTGATAACGATCAGGATATAGAGCGGCTAGCACAGCGCGTGGCGCAATCTCATCAAACTACACCGGTTATACACGGTGTATTGATCCGAGGTCACGGGTTATACGCAGTGGGCCGTACAGTGCAAGAAACGCGTCGTCATATTGAGGGCTTAGAGTTTTTATTTGCCTGCGAATTAGAACGCATTAAATTGGAGGGGCGCCAATGATCAAAGCCATTTTAACAGATATTGAAGGGACAATTACCCGCATCTCATTTGTTAAAGAGATACTATTCCCGTATGCTGCTGCGCATTTACCGCAATTTATTCGCGACCATCAGCATGACGCCGCCGTTACCGAGCAAATTAGTGCCGTCAGAGCAGAATTGGATAATACTAACGCTGATATTGATACCGTGATTGCCGCGCTACTTGAGTGGATCGCCGCTGATAAAAAAATCACGCCATTAAAACAGCTACAGGGTCTCGTTTGGCAGTTTGGCTATACAAACGGCGATTTTACCGGACATTTGTATGAAGATGCCTACCAGTTTTTAACACAACAAAAAGCGAATGGCCGCGACCTCTACGTATATTCGTCGGGTTCTGTGAAAGCGCAGCAGCTACTATTTGCCCACTCAGACTATGGTGATATTCGCCCGCTATTTAGTGACTACTTTGATACTAAAGTGGGTGCCAAGCAGGAAATTTCGGCGTATCAGAATATTATTGCAACCCTACCGTATGAAGCGGATCAAATCCTCTTTTTAAGCGATATCGTAGCCGAGCTAGACGCGGCAAAGGCCGCTGGCATGCAAACATTACAACTGTTTAGAGATGCACAAGCAACATCACCTGAACATCCAGTTATATCAAGCTTTGACCATTTTGATGAAGGGGCATTTTCATGAGTCAACTGACTATCTACCAGGTACAGAATCCAAGCCAAGCTTTACAGCAAGAGCAAGACGCAAACATCATCGCATCTTTACTCGCAGAGCAAGGCGTACGCTTTGAACAATGGCAGACTAGCACCGATATCACAGCTGAAATGTCACAAGACGACATTATTAATGCCTACCAGAGCGATATTGAAAGATTAAAGGCACAAGGCGGTTATCAAACTGTCGACGTGATTTCACTCGCAAAGGGCAACCCTAACGCCTCTGAGTTGAGACAGAAATTTCTTTTTGAACATACTCATAGCGAAGATGAAGTGCGTTTTTTTGTTAAAGGACAAGGGCTATTCTGCTTACACTTAAACGATAAAGTATACCAAGTTTTATGCCAGCAAGGTGACCTAATCTCAGTGCCAGAAAATACGCCTCATTGGTTTGATATGGGTAGCGAACCAGAGTTTACGGCCATTCGCCTGTTCAATAATCAAGAGGGTTGGGTTGCGAAAAGCACGGACTCTGAAATTGCAAAACAGTTTCCATTGCTTGACTAGTCCCACTCAGTTAGCTCTGGTTACAGTGGATAGCCAGAGCTACTAAGAGGGATTGCGCCATTGTTTAACAATATTTTAGTCTTTTTTGAAAGCGCCTATTAAAACATCATCACCCGTAAACAACCCCGTATCCAACACCCATCCGGTGATCAAACTCGCTGGCGTAACATCGAATGCTGGGTTGTATACCTCTGCATTGTTGGGTGCCCATTGGCAATCACCAAAACTACCACTGACACCGGTTACTTCGCTTTTGGCGCGTTGTTCAATTGGAATGGCTGCGCCATTTGGACAGCTTCTATCCAACGTTGTGATCGGGGCAACCACATAAAAAGGAATATTATGGAAATGAGCTAACACCGCGAGATTGTAAGTGCCAACTTTATTCGCAAAATCACCGTTTGCCGCAATCCTATCTGCCCCTACAAAGATTTTATCGACTTTACCCGCCGCCATTAAACTCGCAGCCATATTGTCACAGATTAGCGTGTATGGGATTTGCCATGCATCTAGTTCGAACGCAGTAAGCCGACCACCTTGTAACAGTGGCCTAGTCTCATCAACCCAAACATGAATGTCACCATGTTGTTTTGCAGCATGATGGATTACGCCAAGAGCGGTGCCTACACCTGCCGTTGCCAGCGCACCAGTATTACAGTGAGTAAGAATATTGTCTCCCGCATTCACAAGCTCTGCACCTATATTTGCCATACGCTCGCATAGCGCAGTGTCTTCTTCAAATAACTGTTCTGCGGTTGTGACCACTTGTTGTTGCCAATCATTCGCTTGTAACGCTTCACGCAATCTCGCCATGTAGTGCATTAAGTTCACCGCTGTAGGGCGTGTTGCTTCAAGTTCATCTATCGAACGGGCAATTGTGTTTTTATCTTTTCCCTGCTCGGCAAGATAACCAATTAACAAACTTGCCGCTAAACCGATAAGCGGAGCGCCGCGAACCTTAAGTGTCAGAATGAGCTCGCTCATCGTCGCAACGTCGCGGCATTCATGCCACACCTGTTGGTGTGGTAGTAAGTATTGATCCAATACCTGTACCACGCCCGATTCAAATTTAAGACTACGTGCAATTAAGGTTTTCATGACATCCCGCTTTTTCAAAGTGTAACTGGTGATATTTTACATCAAGATCTAAAGAAGTATAGACATCTAAACATTTAAAAATATAGAATGCTATTAGCAAATATCCACAAGGTGCAGAAACATGTCGAGCTACATTGAATTTGATGCAGAAAAAGTTATTGATTACATTACTAATTTAGGAAGCTTCTTTGATAAAGATGCAACCTTGTCTTGTTATGAGTTTGGTGATGGCAATCTGAATTTGGTTTTCCGCGTACAAGATACGCAGGAAAATAGCATCATCGTCAAGCAAGCTTTGCCTTACGCTCGATGTGTGGGAGAGAGCTGGCCACTGACGTTAGACAGAGCCAGAATTGAAGCTAGTGTGTTACAACGTCATGGTGAGATCTGCCCAGATACCACAGCAAAAGTGCTGCATCACAATACAGAGCTTGCGGTAACTGTGTTGGAAGATCTTGGTCATCTACGCATTTTGCGTGGTGAATTAAACCAAGCGAACACCTTTGCAAGACTCGGCAAAGACGTCGCAAAGTATCTAGCAAAAACCAGCTTTTACCACTCAAGCTTTTACTTAACACCGAGTGAAAAGAAAGCCCTAGTCACCGAATTCACTAACCCAGAACTTTGTTCGATCACTGAAGATTTGTTCTTTGACGACCCATACCGCGATGCTGAAAGAAACAACTTTCCTGCTGCATTACAATCATCTGTGGAAATACTGAGAAAAAATAAGACGTTATTAGCTGAAGTGGCAAAACTGAAAGCCCAATTTCTCAATGCACCAGAAACCTTACTTCATGGTGATGTCCATACAGGCAGTATTTTCGTCGATGCACAGCATACAAAGCTAATCGATCCAGAGTTTGGCTTTTTTGGCCCCATTGGCTTCGATTTAGGCTCATTTATCGGCAATTTACTGCTTAACTACTGTGCCCAACATGCCCGCATTAACGCTCTGCCAAAACGTCGAAATATGCAGGTTTATTTACTCGATAGTATCGCCACCACCCTATCAAGCTTCTATGTAACTTGGCTTGAACTGGCGAAAACACAAACACGCGACCTGTCGTTGCAAGCAGATGGCTACGCGGAATACTTCCTCACTAAGGTATTGCAAGACGCGGTTGGTTATTGTGGTTGTGAATTGATCCGCCGCACCATTGGTCTCGCACATGTTGCAGACATAGATGCGATTGAAGATGAAGGCGCGCGCCTAGCGGTGCAACAGCGAGCACTACACTTAGGTGAACAGCTCATTATTAATGCCAATAAATGCCGAACGACCGATGATGTGTATCAGCTAATTATTAGTTTTGTAAACTAGCTTAGGCTAGTAAAATAAAAAAGCCCAAAGTTACTACTTTGAGCTTTTTTATTTGAGGAATAATCTTGGTTACTTACGCACTTGATTCATCGTGGTTTCAATATATTTGTCGATTTGGTCTTCAAGCACAAATAATGGTACAGAGCCATGACGTAAGATTTGGTGGTGGAATTCACGGATATCAAACTGATCACCTAGCGCTTTTTCTGCTTTGCGACGTAGGCGCTTAATAGTTAGCTCACCAATTTTGTATGACAATGCCTGAGCCGGCCACGAGATATAGCGGTCAGTCTCCGTTTTCACGTTATGTAAGGACAAGGCAGTGTTGTCTTTCATAAAGTTCATCGCTCGCTCACGGCTCCAGCCAAACATATGCATGCCAGTGTCTACAACCAAACGAGCCGCTCGCCACATCTCATAAGTTAGGCGACCAAAATCACTGTAAGGATCTTGATAAAATCCAGCTTCGATACCTAAAAACTCAGAATATAACCCCCATCCTTCACCAAAAGCTGAAATATATTCGTTACGACGATATTCCGGTAGATAGTCTAGCTCAGCATTAAGGGAGATCTGTAAGTGGTGTCCAGGTACAGCTTCATGCAGAGTCAACGCTTCCAATACATAAAGCGGTCGCTTATCCAGTGCGTAGGTATTTACCCAATAATAGCCAGCGTCGGTATCGCTGCGGGCACCAGAGTAACGTCCAGTTGTATATTTAGGTGCAATGCTCGCTGGCACTGGTGCGACACCGTATGGCTTTCTTGGTAATGTATGGAATAGCTTAGGTAACTGAGCATCCATCTTTTTTGCAATATAAGCAGCTTCTTTGAGTAATTCCTTAGGCGTTTTGGCATAAAACTGTGGATCGGTTCTTAAAAACTGCACAAAGTCGGCAAAAGATCCCTTAAAGCCTACTTTTTTAATAATCTTTTCCATCTCCGCACGGATCCGAGCCACCTCTTTGAGACCAAGCTCATGGATCTCCTTAGGCGTCATATTCGTGGTGGTGTAGTATTTTGCACGATTCGCATAAAATGCCTCACCATTTGGTGTCGAAGAAATTCCAATTTCAGCTCTTGCCGCAGGACGATACTCATTAACAAAGAAATTAAGGTAATTTTGATATGCTGCGATCACATCGCCTTGAATAATCTTTTTGGCACGCTGTTGCAGTGCTTTAAATTCGGCATCAGGTAAACCCGCTTGATTTTGTGTAAACGGACCATAAAACTCGGATTTTGTCACATCATCAACGATATAAGCTTCGATAGAACTTTCATAACCTTCAAGCACAGCTTTCGGCTGGGTCAAACCAACCGCCATACCTTCCTTCATCCAGTCGATATTTTGGTTAAAATAACGAGGAACTTGCTGTAAACGTGCTAAATATAGCTCGTAACCAGCACGCTTTTTAAAGTCATGACCAGAGATCATAAAAGACAAACCAGAATGAAAACCGTATTCCGAGGTTAGCGGCATATAGTGGCTATGAAAGCGATATTCATCGACGCTATTTTGCACTTGCGCACGCAAAATAGTGAGATTGATTTGATTTTCCTCACTTAGCGCTGAAGTGTCGATATTGTCGAGCTGAGCCAAAAACTGTAGACGCTGTTGGTTTGTGGTCGCCAGCTTTTCTGCACTGAGATTTGGCAGTAGAAACTCGGCTTGTACGTCACTACGACCATAAGCATTGATATCACTTCTAAATTTCATGACATCGCTCGCTATTTGAGTAAACTCAGCGTTATTGTCACTTCCGGTGATAGCACAACCAGATAAGGCGACGGTTAGATAAACGGCGACGCTTGAACGCTTAGTCCAAAGCTTTAATTTTGGTGATAACACGCTGACTTCCTCAATACTTTGTTGTTACTCAGCTTGCGGACAATTGCCAAAAATGGCAGCTCCTCTTCGCGCTGAGCTTTTTGTTATGGTGAAATGAACTTTCTGCTAGTCAAAGTAGGAGAGTCCCGTAACAGATGCAACTTAATTCGACAAAATCACGAATATCTCAGATCGAATACAATTTACTCAACCTAGTAAAAATTGATGAGAAAATCAGCAATTCAACAAAAAAATGTAAATTTTCTATTTCAAAGACAAATTTTTTACTTTTAAATTCGGACGATACAGATTAATGTAGGTCTAGTGCAATTAGGACAAGAGTTACACCGAAGGAGATGGTGGTAGTTCATTAACGTTTGATAATTAATTGTTGTGGTAAATGAAATGATGTTCCATGATCCCATGGCTGTTGCCCAAGAAAAAATGACACAGGTGTGCCTGTTTTTAGAGCAACATCATTTGCCGCCTACA
This genomic interval from Pseudoalteromonas galatheae contains the following:
- a CDS encoding 1,2-dihydroxy-3-keto-5-methylthiopentene dioxygenase; its protein translation is MSQLTIYQVQNPSQALQQEQDANIIASLLAEQGVRFEQWQTSTDITAEMSQDDIINAYQSDIERLKAQGGYQTVDVISLAKGNPNASELRQKFLFEHTHSEDEVRFFVKGQGLFCLHLNDKVYQVLCQQGDLISVPENTPHWFDMGSEPEFTAIRLFNNQEGWVAKSTDSEIAKQFPLLD
- a CDS encoding methylthioribulose 1-phosphate dehydratase: MHTQAAKLALIEAGAWVAQQGWVPATGGNFSIKTDSGFVVTASGFDKGKLTPEQFLELDTTGTIIAGGGKPSAETALHLKLYELCAGAQCILHTHSVAATVLSRFIQGEQFQICGYEMQKSLSGIQSHEETLSIAIFDNDQDIERLAQRVAQSHQTTPVIHGVLIRGHGLYAVGRTVQETRRHIEGLEFLFACELERIKLEGRQ
- a CDS encoding DUF885 domain-containing protein, producing the protein MLSPKLKLWTKRSSVAVYLTVALSGCAITGSDNNAEFTQIASDVMKFRSDINAYGRSDVQAEFLLPNLSAEKLATTNQQRLQFLAQLDNIDTSALSEENQINLTILRAQVQNSVDEYRFHSHYMPLTSEYGFHSGLSFMISGHDFKKRAGYELYLARLQQVPRYFNQNIDWMKEGMAVGLTQPKAVLEGYESSIEAYIVDDVTKSEFYGPFTQNQAGLPDAEFKALQQRAKKIIQGDVIAAYQNYLNFFVNEYRPAARAEIGISSTPNGEAFYANRAKYYTTTNMTPKEIHELGLKEVARIRAEMEKIIKKVGFKGSFADFVQFLRTDPQFYAKTPKELLKEAAYIAKKMDAQLPKLFHTLPRKPYGVAPVPASIAPKYTTGRYSGARSDTDAGYYWVNTYALDKRPLYVLEALTLHEAVPGHHLQISLNAELDYLPEYRRNEYISAFGEGWGLYSEFLGIEAGFYQDPYSDFGRLTYEMWRAARLVVDTGMHMFGWSRERAMNFMKDNTALSLHNVKTETDRYISWPAQALSYKIGELTIKRLRRKAEKALGDQFDIREFHHQILRHGSVPLFVLEDQIDKYIETTMNQVRK
- a CDS encoding amidohydrolase, yielding MSTLTVTLVQTDIQWLSPEANFTHIERLLENVEPSDLILLPETFATGFAVKELGVERYADAAIEFLQQCAQRFEAVVAGSILVPQGDKKANRMVWCQPDGEILHYDKRHLFCLGNEGDFVVAGEHREVFELKGIKFLPQICYDLRFPVFQRNQNDYEVMINIANWPAARRNHWDTLLAARAIENQCFVLAVNRVGEDGYGTAHNGGTKAIDFNGNSLVSAADDQAEVITVKLKLSDLQQYKAKFPAHLDADKFTLA
- the mtnA gene encoding S-methyl-5-thioribose-1-phosphate isomerase, whose product is MKTLIARSLKFESGVVQVLDQYLLPHQQVWHECRDVATMSELILTLKVRGAPLIGLAASLLIGYLAEQGKDKNTIARSIDELEATRPTAVNLMHYMARLREALQANDWQQQVVTTAEQLFEEDTALCERMANIGAELVNAGDNILTHCNTGALATAGVGTALGVIHHAAKQHGDIHVWVDETRPLLQGGRLTAFELDAWQIPYTLICDNMAASLMAAGKVDKIFVGADRIAANGDFANKVGTYNLAVLAHFHNIPFYVVAPITTLDRSCPNGAAIPIEQRAKSEVTGVSGSFGDCQWAPNNAEVYNPAFDVTPASLITGWVLDTGLFTGDDVLIGAFKKD
- the mtnK gene encoding S-methyl-5-thioribose kinase, which encodes MSSYIEFDAEKVIDYITNLGSFFDKDATLSCYEFGDGNLNLVFRVQDTQENSIIVKQALPYARCVGESWPLTLDRARIEASVLQRHGEICPDTTAKVLHHNTELAVTVLEDLGHLRILRGELNQANTFARLGKDVAKYLAKTSFYHSSFYLTPSEKKALVTEFTNPELCSITEDLFFDDPYRDAERNNFPAALQSSVEILRKNKTLLAEVAKLKAQFLNAPETLLHGDVHTGSIFVDAQHTKLIDPEFGFFGPIGFDLGSFIGNLLLNYCAQHARINALPKRRNMQVYLLDSIATTLSSFYVTWLELAKTQTRDLSLQADGYAEYFLTKVLQDAVGYCGCELIRRTIGLAHVADIDAIEDEGARLAVQQRALHLGEQLIINANKCRTTDDVYQLIISFVN
- a CDS encoding methionine aminotransferase, translating into MKSKLPQVGISIFSQMTALANEHGAINLSQGFPEFDAPDYLKSQLSHYVGEGQNQYSPSAGVPSLQAQVAALIERRYQVNVSGQEQITVTSGATEALFVAIQAIVSEGDEVIVFDPAYDSYEPAIELAGGKAVHIALTAPHYQIDWQQVAASINPNTRAIIINTPHNPTAKTLKPSDIAQLKQLLNQHDLLLISDEVYEHITFDGLPHLSALTDPVLFERAFVISSFGKTFHSTGWKMGYCVAPKQMTVEFRKIHQYVTFSSFTPAQLALADMLAEHPEHVDELSGFYQQKRDVLVKALASSRFTLLPSEGTYFLLLDYSEISDLDDVAFCRYLVEEVGVAAVPLSVFYQQASEDKVIRLCFAKENKTLEEAAKRLCQL
- the mtnC gene encoding acireductone synthase; this translates as MIKAILTDIEGTITRISFVKEILFPYAAAHLPQFIRDHQHDAAVTEQISAVRAELDNTNADIDTVIAALLEWIAADKKITPLKQLQGLVWQFGYTNGDFTGHLYEDAYQFLTQQKANGRDLYVYSSGSVKAQQLLFAHSDYGDIRPLFSDYFDTKVGAKQEISAYQNIIATLPYEADQILFLSDIVAELDAAKAAGMQTLQLFRDAQATSPEHPVISSFDHFDEGAFS